A single genomic interval of Gemmatimonadota bacterium harbors:
- a CDS encoding DUF1073 domain-containing protein, producing the protein MNLIPNRIRGAVIRARARRFLKQRQLSGPGSAAYGKFYGLTQGGPVNPVSGMGTQADKSEHAFFTPTRVSWRGDLEVLYAQSWACKKFIDIPIDDMMIRWRQWEAGENESAAETMDEAEKMYQVVQKLGRAMKAGRLYGTGLLVMMTREAPLEMPMDPKRIRPGDLVGLQVFDRFDASVMVRDDDHMSPTYGQALVYRINPARGFGFNVHASRVVRFDGITPLSDDGYTLYERDWGISEVVPAILAIMQDQTIATAVAHLATEASIPVIKVANLRDALAAAENDNEASAEKIGQDINLYKSVFRLLMMDAGNEEFERVSVNFGGIKDVQEQFARRLAAAAGIPATRFWSQSPVGMNATGESDMVNYAQHVAAMQNRLLTDPLMRLDEVLARNAGIREAPEYEWLPLTDMSEVDQATIAKNKAEAMMAAVNSGVIDEDDAREALDGDAVFGTLEGMAPGLPEPDPPPGGPADPPGGGGGDE; encoded by the coding sequence ATGAATCTGATCCCCAACCGCATCCGCGGCGCCGTCATCAGGGCCCGCGCCAGGCGCTTCCTCAAGCAACGCCAGCTGTCCGGACCGGGCTCGGCCGCCTACGGAAAGTTCTACGGCCTCACCCAGGGCGGGCCCGTGAATCCCGTCAGCGGCATGGGCACGCAAGCGGACAAGTCCGAGCACGCCTTCTTCACTCCGACCCGGGTCAGCTGGCGAGGGGACCTTGAAGTCCTGTATGCTCAATCGTGGGCCTGTAAAAAATTCATCGACATCCCGATCGACGACATGATGATCAGGTGGCGCCAGTGGGAAGCAGGTGAGAACGAATCCGCAGCTGAGACCATGGACGAGGCCGAGAAGATGTACCAGGTCGTGCAGAAGCTCGGCCGCGCCATGAAGGCCGGCAGGCTGTACGGCACGGGCCTCCTGGTGATGATGACGAGGGAGGCGCCCCTCGAGATGCCCATGGATCCAAAGCGGATCCGCCCGGGCGACCTGGTGGGCCTGCAGGTGTTCGATCGCTTCGACGCCTCGGTGATGGTCCGCGACGACGATCACATGAGCCCCACCTACGGCCAGGCCCTGGTGTACCGCATCAATCCAGCCCGGGGCTTCGGCTTCAACGTACATGCATCCAGGGTCGTGCGCTTCGATGGGATCACGCCGCTGTCCGATGACGGGTATACGCTCTATGAGCGGGACTGGGGCATCAGCGAGGTCGTGCCTGCGATCCTGGCCATCATGCAGGACCAGACGATCGCCACCGCGGTCGCCCACCTGGCCACGGAGGCCTCGATCCCGGTCATCAAGGTGGCGAACCTGCGCGACGCCCTGGCGGCCGCGGAGAACGACAACGAGGCCTCAGCTGAGAAGATCGGCCAGGACATCAACCTGTACAAGTCCGTGTTCAGGCTGCTCATGATGGACGCCGGTAATGAGGAGTTCGAGCGGGTGTCTGTCAACTTCGGGGGCATCAAGGACGTCCAGGAGCAGTTCGCCCGCCGGCTGGCAGCGGCAGCAGGGATCCCGGCCACCAGGTTCTGGTCGCAGTCGCCCGTCGGGATGAACGCCACGGGCGAGTCCGATATGGTCAACTACGCCCAGCACGTGGCCGCCATGCAGAACAGGCTGCTCACCGATCCGCTGATGCGCCTGGACGAGGTCCTGGCCCGCAATGCGGGGATCCGCGAGGCGCCCGAATACGAATGGCTGCCGCTGACCGATATGAGCGAGGTCGACCAGGCCACGATCGCCAAGAACAAGGCCGAGGCCATGATGGCGGCCGTCAACTCCGGAGTGATCGACGAGGATGATGCCCGCGAGGCGCTGGACGGCGATGCAGTCTTCGGCACGCTCGAGG